The following are encoded in a window of Staphylospora marina genomic DNA:
- a CDS encoding thiol-disulfide oxidoreductase DCC family protein: MSKQRFFRRERFQVTVFYDGWCPLCTRSAETAKKFDTLRLLQFVSFREPGVTEKYGLDSAKLEQRLHTTTDGRHFREGIDALIQMTSRVIPFWPLVPLLLLAKGLGFGQWAYDQVAKRRTIIPAGGCEEKCTIEPQ; the protein is encoded by the coding sequence GTGAGCAAACAGCGGTTTTTCCGAAGAGAACGGTTTCAGGTCACCGTGTTTTACGACGGCTGGTGCCCCTTGTGTACCCGGAGCGCGGAAACGGCGAAAAAATTTGACACCCTCCGTCTTCTTCAATTTGTCTCTTTTCGGGAGCCGGGCGTGACCGAGAAGTACGGGTTGGATTCCGCCAAGCTGGAACAGCGGCTGCACACGACCACGGACGGACGGCATTTTCGGGAAGGCATTGATGCATTGATTCAAATGACCAGCCGGGTCATTCCGTTCTGGCCGCTCGTTCCCCTGCTGCTGTTGGCCAAAGGTCTCGGATTCGGTCAATGGGCCTATGACCAGGTGGCCAAGCGGAGAACGATCATCCCGGCCGGCGGCTGCGAAGAAAAGTGCACGATCGAGCCGCAATGA
- the pruA gene encoding L-glutamate gamma-semialdehyde dehydrogenase, which translates to MIEYRNEPFTDFSVEENRKAFEAALAKVRSELGKEYDIIIGGEFIKTDRKLKSINPSNVDEVIGVVNEANEELAEKAMQTALKAFESWKKYSPEARARVLFKAAAILRRKKHEFSAWMVLEAGKSWPEADADTAEAIDFMEFYGREMLRLSERQPLTPLPGEDNNLYYIPLGVGAIIPPWNFPLAIMVGMTTSAIVAGNTVVVKPASPTNVIAYKFMEILMEAGLPAGVVNYVPGPGREVGEYLVKHPKTRFISFTGSKEVGLRINELAAKPQPGQKWLKRVVAEMGGKDAIVVDADCDLDLAADAIVKSAFGFSGQKCSACSRVIAHEAIYDELLSRVVEKTKKLKVGEASDPTIDLGPVIDDKAYNKILEYIEIGKGEGRLMTGGGKAEGNGYFIQPTIFADVAPTARISQEEIFGPVVAFTKAKSFDEALEFANNTEFGLTGAVISRNRAHLEKAREEFHVGNLYFNRKCTGALVGVHPFGGFNMSGTDSKAGGRDYLLLFTQAKLVSEAF; encoded by the coding sequence ATGATTGAATACCGCAACGAGCCGTTCACGGATTTCTCCGTCGAGGAGAACCGGAAGGCATTCGAGGCCGCTCTGGCCAAAGTTCGTTCCGAACTCGGAAAGGAATATGACATCATCATCGGCGGTGAATTCATCAAAACCGACCGCAAGCTGAAGTCGATCAACCCGTCCAACGTGGATGAAGTGATCGGCGTGGTCAACGAGGCGAACGAAGAACTCGCGGAAAAAGCCATGCAAACGGCTTTGAAAGCGTTTGAATCCTGGAAGAAGTACAGCCCGGAAGCCCGTGCGCGCGTGCTCTTCAAGGCTGCCGCCATCCTGCGCCGGAAGAAGCATGAGTTCTCCGCCTGGATGGTGCTGGAAGCAGGCAAAAGCTGGCCCGAAGCGGATGCCGACACCGCGGAAGCCATTGACTTCATGGAGTTTTACGGCCGTGAAATGCTCCGCCTCAGCGAGCGTCAACCGTTGACCCCGCTGCCGGGTGAAGACAACAACCTGTATTACATCCCGCTGGGCGTGGGTGCCATCATTCCGCCGTGGAACTTCCCGCTGGCGATCATGGTGGGCATGACCACTTCCGCGATCGTCGCCGGAAACACCGTCGTGGTCAAACCGGCCAGCCCGACCAATGTGATCGCTTACAAATTCATGGAGATCCTGATGGAAGCGGGTCTGCCGGCCGGCGTCGTGAACTACGTGCCGGGACCAGGACGCGAAGTGGGTGAATATCTGGTCAAACATCCGAAAACCCGCTTCATCTCCTTCACCGGATCCAAAGAAGTGGGGCTGCGCATCAACGAACTGGCCGCCAAACCGCAACCGGGGCAAAAATGGCTCAAGCGCGTGGTCGCCGAAATGGGCGGCAAGGATGCCATCGTCGTGGATGCCGACTGTGATCTGGATCTGGCCGCCGACGCCATCGTCAAATCCGCGTTCGGCTTCTCCGGTCAGAAATGTTCCGCCTGCTCCCGCGTCATCGCTCATGAGGCCATCTATGATGAGCTGCTGAGCCGTGTCGTGGAGAAAACCAAAAAGCTGAAAGTGGGCGAGGCTTCCGACCCGACCATCGACCTCGGTCCGGTGATCGATGACAAAGCCTACAACAAAATCCTCGAATACATTGAAATCGGCAAAGGGGAAGGTCGCCTGATGACCGGCGGCGGCAAAGCGGAAGGAAACGGTTACTTCATCCAGCCGACCATCTTTGCCGACGTGGCTCCGACCGCCCGGATTTCCCAGGAGGAAATCTTCGGACCGGTGGTGGCATTCACCAAAGCCAAATCCTTTGACGAAGCACTCGAGTTTGCCAACAACACCGAATTCGGTCTGACCGGTGCCGTCATCAGCCGCAATCGGGCTCATCTCGAAAAAGCACGGGAAGAGTTCCATGTCGGAAACCTCTACTTCAACCGGAAATGCACCGGCGCTTTGGTGGGCGTGCATCCGTTCGGCGGATTCAACATGTCCGGTACCGACTCCAAAGCCGGCGGTCGCGATTACCTGCTCCTGTTCACCCAAGCCAAACTGGTTTCCGAAGCGTTCTGA
- a CDS encoding proline dehydrogenase family protein: protein MSFSRKVVLTLSENKLIKSFITKHGMKLGASRFVPGETLEEAIEAVKKLNAEGLVATLDHLGEFVNTREEALASTEEILKIFDGIRSSGIKSGVSVKLTSIGLDIDKEFCFENMDRITAKAKETGCFVRIDMEDSPRIDATIEIHNRLLEKYGKEHIGLVIQSYLYRSEEDVIELGKKGVSLRIVKGAYKEPASVAYPDKTDVDRNFVKLCQIHLKNGCYTAIATHDENIINEMKAWIRENNIPDNLFEFQMLYGVRNGLQRRLVSEGYKVRVYTPFGKDWYGFFTRRIAERPANALFVLKNLFKQ, encoded by the coding sequence ATGTCATTTTCCCGGAAAGTGGTACTGACACTGTCCGAAAACAAGTTGATCAAGTCATTCATCACCAAACACGGAATGAAACTCGGTGCTTCCCGGTTCGTGCCCGGTGAAACATTGGAAGAAGCGATCGAAGCGGTGAAAAAACTGAACGCCGAAGGACTGGTGGCCACTCTGGATCACCTCGGCGAATTCGTCAACACCCGGGAAGAAGCGCTTGCTTCCACCGAAGAGATCCTCAAAATCTTCGACGGGATCCGCAGCTCCGGCATCAAATCGGGGGTATCCGTGAAATTGACCTCCATCGGACTGGACATCGACAAGGAATTCTGCTTTGAAAACATGGATCGGATCACGGCCAAAGCCAAAGAAACGGGCTGTTTCGTCCGCATCGACATGGAGGACTCCCCCCGGATCGACGCCACGATCGAAATCCACAACCGGCTGCTTGAAAAATACGGAAAAGAGCACATCGGACTCGTCATTCAATCCTATTTGTACCGTTCCGAAGAAGATGTGATCGAGCTCGGCAAAAAAGGCGTCAGCCTGCGGATCGTCAAAGGGGCGTACAAAGAGCCCGCCAGCGTCGCCTATCCGGACAAAACCGACGTGGACCGCAACTTCGTGAAGTTGTGCCAGATTCATCTCAAAAACGGCTGCTACACGGCCATCGCCACCCATGACGAAAACATCATCAATGAAATGAAAGCGTGGATCCGTGAGAACAACATTCCGGACAACCTGTTCGAGTTCCAAATGCTCTACGGAGTCCGCAACGGCCTCCAACGCCGGCTGGTTTCCGAAGGATACAAAGTCCGCGTCTACACTCCCTTCGGCAAAGACTGGTACGGATTTTTCACCCGCCGGATCGCCGAACGCCCGGCCAACGCCCTGTTCGTGCTGAAAAACCTGTTCAAGCAATGA
- a CDS encoding TlpA family protein disulfide reductase, whose translation MKRNWIVLSVLLVLAAFAFSRLTPDSSATPVLPEEGYLAPEFRLKDLEGEEISLEGLRGKPVFINVWAAWCPPCRAETPDMVNMHKKYGDRITFLGINATHLDDEASARRFVREYQVSYPVLLDKEGTVYRTWKVQALPTSFLIDENGVMAWRKTGAVTPGELERAIRRTLN comes from the coding sequence TTGAAGAGAAACTGGATTGTTCTCTCCGTCCTGTTGGTGTTGGCGGCCTTCGCGTTCAGCCGGCTGACTCCCGATTCGTCCGCCACCCCCGTCCTTCCCGAAGAAGGATATCTCGCTCCGGAGTTCCGCCTGAAGGATTTGGAAGGGGAGGAGATTTCCCTGGAAGGCCTGAGGGGAAAACCGGTCTTCATCAATGTCTGGGCCGCCTGGTGCCCTCCCTGTCGCGCGGAAACGCCTGATATGGTGAACATGCACAAAAAATACGGGGACCGGATCACCTTCCTCGGCATCAACGCCACCCATCTGGATGACGAAGCCTCGGCCCGCCGTTTTGTCCGTGAATATCAGGTGTCATATCCCGTCTTGCTCGACAAAGAAGGAACCGTGTACAGGACTTGGAAGGTGCAAGCGCTTCCCACCAGCTTCCTGATCGACGAAAACGGAGTGATGGCCTGGCGAAAAACGGGAGCGGTGACTCCCGGAGAACTGGAACGGGCAATCCGGAGAACGCTCAACTGA
- a CDS encoding DUF2935 domain-containing protein, whose amino-acid sequence MKSLAESIRFEQGFWLEILKDHCQFIHDSLAPSETEEIQRAQTLYHSFANLIARSPDDLEASKQAALQLREFKLHLIRRLITGMIGFHLTPTFINHMVNELDEYLRILEELQAGRVPALQHPLHHHLLWLPDASGHAGAIADRLDPVEKKLRHKGHSFSKTFDAFYLKAVEFAGYLRTSLDNFPALKRFNKEVELEILVFQSFLKELEEMKLDDEALVLISPLMADHMYREECYYLTKLSEVSDVKRPNCSPLKR is encoded by the coding sequence ATGAAGTCGCTTGCCGAATCGATCCGGTTTGAACAGGGTTTCTGGCTGGAAATCCTGAAGGACCACTGCCAGTTCATTCATGACTCCCTCGCTCCGTCGGAAACGGAGGAAATCCAACGGGCACAAACGCTTTATCACTCGTTCGCCAACCTGATCGCCCGCTCGCCCGATGATCTGGAGGCTTCCAAACAAGCCGCCCTGCAGCTTCGGGAGTTCAAATTGCACCTGATCCGTCGGCTGATCACCGGCATGATCGGCTTTCACCTCACCCCCACGTTCATCAATCACATGGTGAACGAGCTGGATGAATATCTGCGCATTCTGGAGGAACTGCAAGCCGGTCGGGTTCCGGCCCTGCAGCACCCGCTCCACCACCATCTGTTGTGGCTTCCGGACGCATCCGGCCACGCCGGGGCGATCGCCGACCGCCTGGATCCCGTGGAAAAGAAGCTGCGCCACAAGGGGCATTCGTTCTCGAAAACGTTTGACGCGTTTTACCTGAAAGCCGTGGAATTTGCCGGCTATTTGCGAACCTCTCTGGACAATTTCCCGGCGCTCAAACGGTTCAACAAGGAAGTGGAGCTGGAGATCCTGGTCTTCCAATCGTTCCTGAAAGAACTGGAAGAGATGAAACTGGACGATGAAGCGTTGGTGCTCATCTCCCCGCTGATGGCCGATCACATGTACCGCGAAGAATGCTACTACCTGACCAAGCTGTCGGAAGTCTCCGACGTCAAACGACCGAATTGCAGTCCCCTGAAACGGTGA
- a CDS encoding SdpI family protein → MNRLNRSWFVLSFIVALVAAAVNVWGYRYLPEQIPLHWNIAGEVDRYGSRHMQILLGLLPLGVTLLMAWLPKIDPKFESYEKHARAYGIFALLIVTTISVMTVVALLAGMGRQVNIPQVMSWSLGLLFIFMGNFMSQIRPSWFVGIRTPWTLASEETWRKTHRFGGVVYIIMGLVILISGFLKPQWSFYLVMTALVGGTVLPAVYSYLDYRKRVNR, encoded by the coding sequence ATGAACCGGCTCAATCGTTCATGGTTCGTCCTGTCGTTCATCGTGGCGCTGGTGGCGGCGGCCGTCAATGTTTGGGGATACCGGTATTTGCCCGAGCAGATTCCCCTTCACTGGAACATCGCCGGGGAAGTTGACCGGTACGGTTCGCGTCACATGCAAATCTTGCTCGGACTTCTTCCGTTGGGCGTCACGCTCCTGATGGCATGGCTTCCGAAGATCGATCCGAAGTTTGAATCCTATGAGAAGCATGCACGGGCATACGGCATTTTCGCGCTGTTGATCGTCACGACGATCTCCGTGATGACGGTGGTCGCCCTGCTGGCCGGAATGGGCCGGCAAGTGAACATCCCGCAAGTCATGTCCTGGTCCTTGGGCCTCCTGTTCATCTTCATGGGAAATTTCATGAGCCAGATCCGGCCCAGCTGGTTTGTCGGCATCCGCACCCCCTGGACGCTCGCCTCGGAAGAGACCTGGCGCAAAACCCACCGCTTCGGGGGAGTGGTTTACATCATCATGGGACTGGTAATCCTCATCTCCGGTTTCCTGAAGCCGCAATGGTCCTTTTATCTGGTCATGACCGCATTGGTGGGGGGGACGGTGTTGCCGGCCGTCTACTCGTATCTGGATTATCGCAAAAGGGTCAATCGGTAA
- a CDS encoding autorepressor SdpR family transcription factor has protein sequence MNDVFKALADPTRRRILDLLEERDLTAGEIADHFDISKPSISNHLNILKNAGLVLTEKKGQYVIYSLNTTVLQDVIKWLMDKRRRDDE, from the coding sequence TTGAACGACGTTTTCAAGGCACTGGCTGACCCCACACGAAGGCGCATCCTGGATTTGCTGGAAGAGAGGGATCTGACCGCCGGTGAGATTGCCGACCACTTCGACATCAGCAAACCGTCGATCAGCAATCATTTGAACATCCTGAAAAACGCAGGGCTCGTTCTGACCGAAAAAAAGGGACAATACGTCATCTATTCGCTCAACACCACCGTTCTGCAGGATGTGATCAAGTGGCTGATGGACAAACGAAGGAGAGATGATGAATGA
- a CDS encoding DUF2512 family protein, whose product MNHVFHLFAKFIVTGLVMYGVLGFLYGVAPGHVLLVTVLLVILGYLSDVFLMPRMGNVFASLTDFLICFTLVWLLGTYLFDPDIGPQLYKANRMPLFQAALVSAAVFTVIEWFYHKWFRRQMGRDEFFA is encoded by the coding sequence ATGAATCATGTGTTTCATCTGTTTGCCAAGTTCATCGTGACCGGACTGGTCATGTACGGCGTGCTCGGTTTTCTCTACGGCGTCGCTCCCGGCCATGTGCTGCTGGTGACCGTTCTGCTGGTCATCCTGGGCTATCTGTCCGATGTCTTCCTCATGCCACGAATGGGCAATGTGTTCGCCTCTTTGACCGATTTTCTCATCTGTTTCACGCTGGTTTGGCTTCTGGGGACGTACCTGTTCGACCCGGACATCGGTCCCCAGCTGTACAAAGCGAACCGGATGCCTTTGTTTCAGGCTGCTCTGGTTTCCGCGGCCGTGTTTACCGTCATCGAGTGGTTCTACCACAAATGGTTTCGTCGCCAGATGGGTCGGGACGAGTTTTTTGCGTAA
- a CDS encoding DODA-type extradiol aromatic ring-opening family dioxygenase, translating to MPSFFLAHGSPMIAVERNAYTRFLQHLRHRFSEPEVVLVFTAHWERDITTLSDRDDTYDTIHDFGGFSEELYRIRYPAKGSREHAQTARIALEAAGIAVQTDRERGLDHGSWVLLRHLFPEADVPVIQASVHPWLAPDRQYAIGEALRGLQEQGWWVIGSGSTVHNLRMLDWNDDEPADWAVRFDDWLIDRLERHDRDALFRYAELAPHAREAVPRPEHFVPLFIAMGAGTAEKPEVIHRSYRYGSLSHLCLAF from the coding sequence ATGCCCTCCTTCTTTTTGGCTCACGGTTCCCCCATGATCGCCGTGGAACGGAATGCATACACCCGATTTTTGCAACACCTCCGCCACCGCTTCTCCGAACCGGAGGTCGTGTTGGTGTTCACCGCCCACTGGGAGCGGGACATCACCACTCTGTCAGACCGTGATGACACGTATGACACGATCCACGACTTCGGCGGATTTTCGGAAGAGCTGTACCGGATCCGCTACCCCGCCAAGGGTTCCCGTGAGCACGCGCAAACGGCCCGAATCGCCCTGGAGGCGGCCGGCATCGCGGTGCAAACAGACCGGGAACGCGGCCTGGATCACGGCTCCTGGGTCCTGCTGCGCCATCTCTTTCCGGAAGCCGACGTCCCGGTGATCCAGGCATCCGTCCATCCGTGGCTCGCGCCGGACAGGCAATATGCGATCGGCGAGGCCCTCCGCGGTCTGCAGGAGCAGGGGTGGTGGGTGATCGGCAGCGGTTCGACCGTGCACAACCTGCGGATGCTGGATTGGAACGACGATGAACCCGCCGACTGGGCCGTCCGGTTTGACGACTGGTTGATCGACCGGTTGGAACGACACGACCGGGATGCATTGTTCCGGTACGCGGAGCTGGCGCCCCATGCCCGTGAAGCCGTGCCGCGTCCCGAGCATTTCGTTCCGCTGTTCATCGCCATGGGAGCCGGCACGGCCGAGAAACCGGAGGTGATTCACCGCAGTTACCGCTACGGATCGCTGAGCCATCTCTGCCTGGCGTTTTGA